A single window of Zea mays cultivar B73 chromosome 10, Zm-B73-REFERENCE-NAM-5.0, whole genome shotgun sequence DNA harbors:
- the LOC111590293 gene encoding uncharacterized protein → MCWALQTKWLWLQKTDQSRPWHGLTIPIQQHVKDLFAASLISHVENGSNTLFWTDKWLNGCSIRDLAPEVASKVSKRALTSLTVSQALVNRQCIAHIKTPLSLIGIQQFLLLWDALGDVQLSQEEDRHVWRHEASGLFSSKSCYKVLLFGSTVFEPWKRLWKTWAPPKCKFFLWLAIRNKCWTADRLQLRGMPHPVVCPMCDQAQETIQHLLTACIFARQFWHTILAAIGLGHLTPTADEENFADWWRKASLRVVKTRKKGFNSLIILGAWCLWLQRNRAVFHGESPSLPRIFRCFPDEYVCWVIAGAKEFGSLGLVADLGEVGSSFSNNL, encoded by the coding sequence ATGTGTTGGGCTCTCCAAACCAAATGGTTATGGCTTCAAAAAACAGATCAGAGCAGACCTTGGCATGGCCTGACTATACCCATTCAGCAACATGTTAAAGATCTTTTTGCAGCATCTCTGATTTCCCATGTGGAAAATGGCTCTAATACCTTATTCTGGACAGATAAGTGGCTAAATGGATGCTCCATCAGAGATCTTGCTCCAGAAGTGGCGTCGAAGGTGTCTAAACGAGCTCTTACCTCATTGACAGTGAGTCAGGCTCTTGTAAACAGGCAATGTATAGCACATATTAAAACCCCCCTTTCCTTGATTGGAATTCAACAATTTCTTCTCTTATGGGATGCTTTAGGGGACGTGCAGCTTTCTCAGGAAGAAGACCGCCATGTTTGGAGGCACGAGGCATCAGGGCTGTTCTCTTCTAAATCCTGCTACAAAGTCCTTCTCTTCGGTTCTACTGTTTTTGAGCCTTGGAAGAGATTATGGAAGACCTGGGCTCCTCCTAAATGCAAGTTCTTCCTTTGGTTGGCAATAAGGAACAAATGTTGGACAGCCGACAGATTACAGTTGAGGGGAATGCCACACCCAGTTGTTTGCCCAATGTGTGATCAAGCCCAAGAGACAATTCAGCACCTCCTTACTGCGTGCATTTTTGCCCGACAATTTTGGCACACAATTCTTGCTGCTATTGGCTTGGGGCACCTCACTCCAACAGCTGATGAGGAGAATTTTGCAGACTGGTGGAGAAAGGCAAGCCTTAGGGTTGTCAAGACCAGAAAAAAGGGGTTTAACTCTCTGATCATCCTGGGGGCTTGGTGTCTATGGCTTCAGAGAAACAGAGCAGTGTTCCATGGGGAGTCTCCCTCACTACCCAGGATTTTCAGGTGTTTCCCGGATGAGTACGTTTGCTGGGTAATAGCAGGAGCTAAGGAGTTTGGGAGCTTGGGCTTAGTTGCTGACCTGGGCGAGGTCGGGTCAAGTTTCAGCAACAATCTGTAA